One window of Hydractinia symbiolongicarpus strain clone_291-10 chromosome 3, HSymV2.1, whole genome shotgun sequence genomic DNA carries:
- the LOC130635929 gene encoding fibrinogen gamma-B chain-like has translation MFWGILSLAIIPSVVSTSNLERRKKIRQGVSVSWLNMRRYSNRILNITAIASFSTTTKEKCGSLCLSTPTCKSLNLKEESPSQYQCELLDQNMFEANCAFLWDEITSHFAFVSNCTNDYNICNDPRTICVPDERLNTYTCEQKQNIQLNQKSFCPLGNYHLQVYNVNWRLPYCFLCRGLDGSIMILKNSQLSGNRTWKEYRNGFGKVNKNGDFWIGLEMLHQLTNPPVILSFYIADSTGQGYDVELHEFTVSSELDFYRMHVASQGGENNLVDYHSGKPFSTFDHGINTEKAKLFGSGWWYGDTEGMNWFTRHDKGLSGFITERKLKIFNVRISRYVNT, from the exons ATGTTTTGGGGTATATTATCCTTAGCAATAATTCCAAGTGTTGTTTCCACTTCAAACTTGGAAAGGAGAAAGAAGATTAGACAAGGTGTATCGGTTAGTTGGTTAAACATGAGACGATATTCTAATCGCATTTTAAACATCACGGCTATAGCATCGTTTTCCACAACTACAAAAGAAAAGTGCGGAAGTCTATGTTTGTCAACTCCAACATGTAAGAGTTTGAATTTGAAAGAAGAATCTCCCTCTCAATACCAATGTGAATTGCTTGATCAAAACATGTTTGAAGCAAATTGCGCCTTTTTATGGGATGAAATCACATCTCACTTTGCCTTTGTG AGCAACTGCACGAACGATTATAATATCTGCAATGATCCACGTACGATTTGTGTTCCTGATGAGAGGTTGAATACATATACATGCGAACAAAAGCAAAATATTCAACTCAATCAGAAAAGCTTTTGTCCACTTGGAAACTATCATCTCCAAGTTTACAATGTGAATTGGAGACTTccatattgttttctttgtcgAGGACTTGATG GGTCTATTATGATTCTTAAAAACTCCCAATTAAGTGGCAACAGGACTTGGAAGGAATACAGGAATGGTTTTGGTAAAGTAAACAAGAATGGAGATTTTTGGATTGGTTTAGAAATGCTACATCAACTAACAAACCCACCAGTCATTCTTTCCTTCTATATAGCAGATTCAACGGGCCAGGGATACGATGTTGAACTGCATGAGTTTACTGTTTCATCAGAATTGGATTTTTACAGGATGCACGTCGCTTCACAAGGAG gagaAAATAACCTTGTGGATTACCATTCCGGGAAACCATTTAGTACGTTCGACCATGGCATAAATACAGAAAAAGCAAAATTATTTGGCTCTGGATGGTGGTATGGTGATACAGAAGGGATGAATTGGTTCACAAGACATGATAAAGGTTT